In one window of Poriferisphaera corsica DNA:
- a CDS encoding MTH1187 family thiamine-binding protein, translating to MNVIIDICIVPMGVGISVSKYVTQAQRIFEKHNLSHSMHAYGTNVEGPWDTVMAAVKECHQTIHDMGAPRINTTIKLGTRIDRPQSMQDKIDSVTEKLQNQ from the coding sequence ATGAACGTCATCATCGACATCTGCATCGTACCCATGGGGGTCGGCATCTCTGTCTCAAAATACGTCACCCAGGCCCAACGCATTTTCGAAAAACACAACCTCTCCCACTCCATGCACGCCTACGGCACAAACGTCGAAGGTCCATGGGATACCGTCATGGCCGCCGTCAAAGAATGTCATCAAACCATCCACGACATGGGCGCACCCCGCATCAACACCACAATCAAACTAGGCACGCGCATCGACCGCCCGCAATCCATGCAAGACAAGATCGACTCCGTCACAGAAAAGTTACAAAATCAATAG
- a CDS encoding DMT family transporter produces the protein MFLFVCVVWGTSFILMKYASVVFGAMTVGGGRVMGGAIFLGLMLGTVGLLRKRRQRGVRFGVVAKKRVRFMWRRHGLGLLVPAFIGLGYPFAMQPYLIGKYENSSFFGMMMCLVPVLTILASVVMLGVWPRVREIVGVVGGGVGIWMLFGDAVERDITAIDFVLAVSVPACYAVSNTYVKKKLGELPPAILGAWALGLAAIVVLPMGLVSESVVRDVSWLQISWAVMCILILGVVGSGIAMWMMYEMVQKRGPLFAGMVTYMVCGFAVMWGWVDGEVVTSGQLIALGVIWLMVALVQWPSRKSRPQELPVISSNV, from the coding sequence ATGTTTTTGTTTGTTTGTGTGGTGTGGGGGACGAGTTTCATACTGATGAAGTATGCGAGCGTTGTTTTTGGGGCGATGACCGTGGGCGGGGGAAGGGTCATGGGCGGTGCTATCTTTTTGGGATTGATGTTGGGGACGGTTGGGTTGCTGCGTAAACGAAGGCAACGGGGTGTGAGGTTTGGTGTGGTTGCGAAGAAGCGTGTTCGGTTTATGTGGCGACGGCATGGTTTGGGATTGCTTGTGCCGGCGTTTATTGGTTTGGGTTATCCGTTTGCGATGCAGCCGTACTTGATTGGGAAGTATGAGAACAGTTCATTCTTCGGGATGATGATGTGTTTGGTGCCTGTTTTGACGATTTTGGCGAGCGTGGTGATGCTGGGTGTGTGGCCACGCGTGAGAGAGATTGTGGGTGTGGTTGGTGGTGGGGTTGGGATTTGGATGTTGTTTGGTGATGCGGTGGAGCGAGATATTACGGCGATTGATTTTGTGTTGGCAGTGAGTGTGCCGGCGTGTTATGCGGTGAGCAATACGTATGTGAAGAAGAAGTTGGGCGAATTGCCGCCGGCGATACTGGGGGCTTGGGCATTGGGTTTGGCGGCAATTGTGGTCTTGCCGATGGGATTGGTGAGCGAGAGTGTGGTGAGGGATGTGAGCTGGTTACAGATAAGCTGGGCGGTGATGTGTATTTTGATTTTGGGTGTAGTGGGTAGTGGGATTGCGATGTGGATGATGTATGAGATGGTGCAGAAGCGGGGGCCGCTGTTTGCGGGGATGGTGACGTATATGGTGTGCGGCTTTGCGGTGATGTGGGGATGGGTGGATGGTGAGGTGGTAACGAGTGGGCAGCTCATTGCACTGGGTGTGATTTGGTTGATGGTGGCGCTGGTGCAGTGGCCTTCGCGAAAGTCCCGCCCCCAAGAGTTGCCTGTTATCAGTTCGAATGTGTAA